One Pseudomonas muyukensis DNA segment encodes these proteins:
- a CDS encoding SOS response-associated peptidase — protein MCGRYALFRWSQAFAGLPGFPAGQQAQWNISPGASVLIQRQLDGQLQLASARWGLTPAWLTDLSRTPAQARAETVAEQPMFREPLRQRRCLMPANGFYEWRGTARKRPYWVTPGEGASLFFAALWEVYPVQEQAWLSCAVVTQAAMNQRRPLMLDEAEQALWLDPETPMARLHELLAKPPSALRERALAYFVNDPQLNGPECLTPA, from the coding sequence ATGTGTGGACGCTACGCCCTGTTTCGCTGGTCCCAGGCCTTTGCCGGGCTGCCCGGTTTCCCGGCGGGCCAGCAGGCCCAATGGAACATCTCGCCCGGTGCCTCGGTGCTGATCCAGCGCCAGCTCGACGGTCAGTTGCAGCTGGCCAGCGCCCGTTGGGGTTTGACCCCGGCGTGGTTGACCGACCTGTCCCGCACCCCCGCCCAGGCCCGCGCCGAAACTGTCGCCGAGCAACCGATGTTCCGCGAGCCCCTGCGCCAGCGGCGCTGCCTGATGCCAGCCAATGGTTTTTACGAATGGCGGGGCACGGCGCGCAAGCGCCCGTACTGGGTGACGCCGGGGGAGGGTGCGTCGCTGTTCTTCGCGGCGTTGTGGGAGGTGTACCCGGTGCAGGAGCAGGCCTGGCTGAGCTGCGCGGTGGTGACGCAAGCCGCGATGAACCAGCGCCGGCCGCTGATGCTGGATGAGGCCGAGCAGGCGCTGTGGCTGGATCCGGAAACACCGATGGCGCGCTTGCACGAGTTACTGGCCAAGCCGCCGTCGGCCTTGCGCGAGCGGGCGCTGGCGTATTTCGTCAACGACCCGCAGCT
- a CDS encoding putative signal transducing protein encodes MQRIYEPESLLEAQMLMGMLASEGIAVHLVGRDLMGAMGELPIQGLLGLAVADEQAEYARQLIDAYNAAQPLAGDEPESYPGTLIC; translated from the coding sequence ATGCAACGGATCTACGAGCCGGAAAGCCTGCTGGAGGCGCAGATGCTGATGGGCATGCTGGCCAGCGAGGGTATCGCGGTGCACCTGGTGGGGCGCGACCTGATGGGCGCCATGGGCGAGCTGCCGATCCAGGGCTTGCTGGGCCTGGCGGTGGCCGATGAGCAGGCCGAATACGCACGGCAGTTGATCGATGCGTACAATGCTGCCCAGCCACTTGCCGGCGACGAACCGGAGAGTTATCCCGGAACCCTGATCTGCTAG
- a CDS encoding CPXCG motif-containing cysteine-rich protein, with translation MLETAIYDCPYCGEQVETSVDLSGGDQEYIEDCQVCCKPIRFVLQVHGQEWMLDVYGEND, from the coding sequence ATGCTGGAAACTGCGATCTACGATTGCCCCTATTGTGGCGAGCAAGTCGAAACCTCGGTGGACCTGTCCGGGGGCGATCAGGAGTACATCGAGGACTGCCAGGTGTGCTGCAAGCCTATCCGCTTCGTGCTGCAGGTGCATGGCCAGGAGTGGATGCTGGATGTCTACGGTGAGAACGACTGA